A single region of the Triticum dicoccoides isolate Atlit2015 ecotype Zavitan chromosome 2B, WEW_v2.0, whole genome shotgun sequence genome encodes:
- the LOC119360799 gene encoding BTB/POZ domain-containing protein At3g49900-like has protein sequence MAMEMGRSWQELGVVDTIYEDDHEEEDEEEETEDCFNSPTMSSSAPTSASCSPAAPSASSLPPALRSAVQGWSRANGSRKPDVIVRVQEHCFHLHRDPITSESSYLKRQLSECSDIAVDLLAGLTVDAFADAVASSYGADVALSPENLAAAWVAADWLELTAEDGLARRAEDYFFEEVATDHGRAAVVLRSCASFLCGEAAVAGAGLLVRCLETLAASGGADGRWLEDVAALPLEEFQVVVEALRARLAHDHDLMYTIVDHYLENHKGKLTEEEKSRLCYNVNCAKLSHHLFMHLVQNPRLPLRFVVQAMLVEQLHSHHPMLLTQHHHAAAAAPVSAAPLPLPPGLHKGSVSGAFSSAVAAATAGDAANMTLGDILQRDAVLRQSAHIRASMDATGHRIDTLERELASLRCRLRRSEQAAAAVTASAAIDRVSAKSASFRIPRSRLWNGEDLSSSTATTGRSVARDNLSLKSRLVHGFKSLFGRRPGNGVAPPPASSGDAGTDVRVGEKGACASCPPEREDGYDKELCKEEWSTRAHRRNLSMV, from the exons ATGGCCATGGAGATGGGCCGGAGCTGGCAGGAGCTCGGCGTCGTGGACACCATCTACGAGGACGAccacgaggaggaagacgaggaggaggagacggaGGACTGCTTCAACTCGCCCACCATGTCCTCCTCGGCGCCCACGTCGGCGTCGTGCTCGCCCGCGGCGCCGTCCGCCTCCTCCCTCCCGCCGGCGCTCAGGAGCGCGGTGCAAGGATG GTCGCGGGCGAATGGATCGCGCAAGCCGGACGTGATCGTGCGTGTCCAAGAACACTGCTTCCATCTGCACAGG GACCCGATCACGTCGGAGAGCAGCTACCTGAAGCGGCAGCTGTCGGAGTGCAGCGACATCGCCGTGGACCTACTGGCGGGCCTCACGGTCGACGCGTTCGCCGACGCGGTGGCGTCCAGCTATGGCGCCGACGTGGCGCTGTCGCCGGAGAACCTGGCCGCAGCGTGGGTGGCCGCGGACTGGCTGGAGCTGACTGCGGAGGACGGGCTGGCCCGCCGCGCCGAGGACTACTTCTTCGAGGAAGTGGCCACGGACCACGGCCGCGCCGCGGTGGTGCTGCGGTCGTGTGCGTCGTTCCTCTGTGGCGAGGCCGCCGTGGCCGGCGCGGGGCTGCTCGTCCGGTGCCTGGAGACGCTCGCGGCGTCCGGCGGCGCCGACGGCAGGTGGCTCGAGGACGTGGCAGCGCTGCCGCTCGAGGAGTTCCAGGTGGTCGTGGAGGCACTGCGCGCGCGGCTCGCGCACGACCACGACCTCATGTACACCATCGTGGATCACTACCTCGAG AACCACAAGGGGAAGCTGACGGAGGAGGAGAAGAGCCGGCTGTGCTACAACGTGAACTGCGCCAAGCTGTCGCACCACCTCTTCATGCACCTCGTGCAGAACCCGCGGCTGCCGCTCCGCTTCGTCGTCCAGGCCATGCTCGTCGAGCAGCTCCACTCCCACCACCCCATGCTCCTCACccagcaccaccacgccgccgccgcGGCTCCGGTCTCCGCCGCGCCACTGCCGTTGCCGCCTGGGCTACATAAGGGGTCCGTCTCCGGCGCGTTCAGCAGCGCCGTGGCCGCCGCGACCGCCGGGGACGCCGCCAACATGACGCTCGGCGACATCCTCCAGCGCGACGCGGTGCTGCGCCAGTCCGCGCACATCCGCGCATCCATGGATGCCACGGGGCACCGCATCGACACCCTCGAGCGCGAGCTCGCCAGTCTCCGCTGCCGCCTGCGCCGCTCCGAGCAGGCCGCGGCTGCTGTCACGGCCTCGGCCGCGATCGACCGCGTGTCCGCCAAGTCGGCCAGCTTCCGCATCCCGCGCAGCCGGCTCTGGAACGGCGAGGACCTCTCGTCCAGcaccgccaccaccggccggtccgTCGCCAGGGACAACCTTAGCCTCAAGTCACGTCTGGTGCACGGGTTCAAGAGCCTGTTCGGCCGGAGGCCAGGGAACGGTGTCGCGCCGCCGCCTGCGAGCAGTGGTGACGCCGGCACTGATGTCCGCGTCGGCGAGAAAGGCGCGTGTGCGTCATGTCCGCCGGAGCGAGAGGACGGCTACGATAAGGAGCTGTGCAAGGAGGAGTGGAGTACTCGGGCTCACCGGAGGAACCTGTCGATGGTGTGA